A stretch of Deinococcus radiopugnans ATCC 19172 DNA encodes these proteins:
- a CDS encoding ABC transporter permease — protein MAWKRFSRDRAALLGLGLCALIILAALLAPWIAPHDPNFQFPDGISLEGAPQPPGTAFLLGTDLLGRDLLSRLLWGARASLLVGIVANGIAVVIGVLLGALGGLSRGVIGTLIMRFTDVMMAFPVLLLAIALTAVLRPSLWIVTLVIALLNWVAVARVVYAQVISLREREFVEAAQAVGASGSRILYRHIVPHLLPTALVWGSLGIGTTVLLEATLSFLGVGVQPPTPSWGGIINESQSYLTTAPWLVLFPGAAILLTSLGFNLLGEGLRDALDPNGGG, from the coding sequence GTGGCCTGGAAACGCTTTTCCCGTGACAGAGCCGCCCTGCTCGGCCTTGGCCTATGTGCCCTGATCATTCTGGCCGCCCTGCTGGCCCCATGGATCGCGCCGCACGATCCCAACTTTCAGTTTCCAGACGGCATCTCGCTGGAAGGGGCACCTCAACCGCCGGGAACGGCCTTCCTGCTCGGCACGGACCTGCTGGGCCGCGACTTGCTTTCGCGGCTGCTGTGGGGGGCGCGGGCCTCGCTGCTGGTGGGCATCGTCGCCAACGGCATTGCCGTCGTGATCGGCGTGTTGCTGGGAGCGCTGGGGGGACTCTCGCGCGGCGTGATCGGCACCCTGATCATGCGCTTCACCGACGTGATGATGGCTTTTCCAGTGCTGCTCCTGGCTATTGCGCTCACGGCGGTACTGCGCCCCAGCCTGTGGATCGTGACGCTGGTGATCGCGCTGCTCAACTGGGTGGCGGTGGCGCGGGTGGTATACGCCCAGGTGATCTCGCTGCGCGAGCGCGAGTTCGTGGAGGCGGCCCAGGCCGTCGGAGCTTCGGGCAGCCGCATCCTGTACCGGCACATCGTGCCCCACCTGCTGCCCACCGCGCTGGTCTGGGGTTCGCTGGGCATCGGCACCACCGTGCTGCTGGAGGCCACCCTCTCTTTTCTGGGCGTCGGCGTGCAGCCGCCCACCCCCAGCTGGGGCGGCATCATCAACGAGTCGCAGAGTTACCTGACCACCGCGCCGTGGCTGGTGCTGTTCCCCGGCGCGGCCATCCTGCTCACCTCATTGGGCTTCAATCTGCTGGGGGAGGGCCTGCGCGATGCCCTCGACCCCAATGGGGGAGGGTAA